The following are from one region of the bacterium genome:
- a CDS encoding tRNA-dihydrouridine synthase family protein: MTDRAAARDLFRGVTALAPMAMGGNLPYRRFCKQYGADTTCCEMLLAHKLVKASRLEIALMRRHPEEGPFGIQIAGSKPELMAEAARIAADAGADYLDLNFGCPIDLMVRKGIGAAALQRPARLAAMVAAARAAVDLPLLVKLRLGWSEQKVNAPELARLAEAEGADALVVHGRTREQRYRRDADWDAIADAARAVAIPVLGNGDILTVWDRDRRLAQAPVAGVVVARGALIKPWVFRELKEGRPWYPTVAERWAVMARYVALAKEHFGDDEKGLARVERFTLWHLGFWHRYRPFTQADVLAQETSPIQRRVDWPGDDPEELLLASEQEQDHRRIWARLLDGDHPGA; encoded by the coding sequence CTTCTGCAAGCAGTACGGGGCGGACACGACCTGCTGCGAGATGCTGCTCGCCCACAAGCTCGTCAAGGCCAGCCGCCTCGAGATCGCGCTGATGCGCCGGCATCCCGAGGAGGGGCCCTTCGGCATCCAGATCGCCGGCAGCAAGCCGGAGCTCATGGCCGAGGCCGCCCGCATCGCCGCGGACGCCGGCGCCGACTACCTCGACCTGAATTTCGGCTGCCCGATCGACCTGATGGTCCGCAAGGGGATCGGCGCGGCGGCGCTGCAGCGGCCGGCGCGGCTGGCCGCCATGGTGGCCGCCGCGCGCGCGGCCGTCGACCTGCCGCTGCTGGTGAAGCTGCGGCTCGGCTGGTCGGAACAGAAGGTGAACGCCCCGGAACTCGCCCGCCTGGCCGAGGCCGAGGGCGCCGACGCCCTGGTGGTCCACGGCCGCACGCGCGAGCAGCGCTACCGGCGCGACGCGGACTGGGACGCCATCGCCGACGCCGCGCGCGCCGTCGCGATCCCGGTGCTGGGCAACGGCGACATCCTGACGGTCTGGGACCGCGACCGGCGCCTCGCGCAGGCGCCGGTCGCCGGCGTGGTCGTGGCGCGCGGCGCGCTGATCAAGCCGTGGGTCTTCCGGGAGCTGAAGGAGGGGCGGCCGTGGTACCCCACGGTCGCGGAGCGCTGGGCGGTGATGGCGCGCTACGTGGCGCTCGCCAAGGAGCACTTCGGCGACGACGAGAAGGGCCTGGCCCGCGTCGAACGCTTCACGCTCTGGCACCTGGGGTTCTGGCACCGCTACCGGCCCTTCACGCAGGCGGACGTCCTCGCGCAGGAGACGTCGCCGATCCAGCGACGCGTCGACTGGCCCGGCGACGATCCCGAGGAACTGCTGCTGGCGAGCGAGCAGGAGCAGGACCACCGGCGGATCTGGGCGCGCCTGCTTGACGGCGACCACCCCGGAGCGTAA